Proteins from a single region of Lysinibacillus sp. JNUCC-52:
- a CDS encoding DMT family transporter: MNISAVIKLTVSMAIFGSIGFFTIHTGLPAIELVFIRCICATLFLGFLWLMTGGHKTEVWDKKEVARTLLCGVFIVLNWVFLFKAFEEMSISIAISIYNLAPIFVLILGALLLKEKMTVQALVATLTCFIGSIFIIGLHNFISLSEFMQSGFVWALLSALFYAFTMLTSRTIQNLSSYALTFIQTTVGIVMLLPFVDFSLFEVLTTTNWLYILGTGFIHTGFVYYLFFDSIRNLSTILVSVLVFVDPVVAILLDMLLLDFMPSIMQTVGIVLIFGGIFYTIYLPKQKAKLS; the protein is encoded by the coding sequence ATGAATATTTCTGCAGTAATAAAACTTACTGTATCGATGGCCATTTTCGGCTCCATCGGCTTTTTCACCATTCATACTGGTTTACCAGCTATAGAGCTAGTCTTTATCCGTTGTATTTGTGCTACTCTCTTCCTCGGCTTTTTGTGGCTAATGACAGGTGGCCATAAAACCGAAGTATGGGACAAAAAAGAAGTAGCACGCACACTACTATGCGGTGTCTTTATCGTATTGAATTGGGTATTTTTATTTAAAGCATTTGAAGAAATGTCAATCTCCATTGCTATTTCAATTTATAATCTAGCACCGATTTTTGTGCTTATATTAGGAGCTCTGTTGTTAAAGGAAAAAATGACAGTACAAGCACTTGTCGCAACATTGACTTGTTTTATCGGAAGTATTTTTATCATCGGTCTACATAATTTTATTTCATTATCTGAATTTATGCAGTCTGGCTTCGTTTGGGCGTTACTCTCTGCTCTCTTTTATGCATTTACAATGTTAACGAGCAGAACGATACAAAATTTAAGCTCCTATGCCCTTACGTTTATACAAACAACAGTTGGTATCGTCATGCTTTTACCTTTTGTGGATTTTTCACTATTTGAAGTGTTAACAACAACGAATTGGCTTTATATTTTAGGTACAGGTTTTATTCATACTGGATTCGTTTATTATTTATTTTTCGATAGTATCCGCAACCTTTCTACGATACTAGTGTCTGTTTTAGTATTCGTAGACCCTGTTGTAGCTATTTTATTAGATATGCTATTGCTGGATTTCATGCCGAGCATTATGCAAACTGTTGGCATTGTTTTAATATTTGGGGGAATTTTTTATACGATTTACCTCCCAAAGCAAAAAGCTAAGTTATCGTAA
- a CDS encoding carbohydrate kinase family protein: MRKLYTIGELLIDFTPTEQSDSLCSVEQFTKNAGGAPANVAAVCAKLGHPAALLSQVGKDAFGDFLIDTVKQAGVNIQYIAQTTEGETSLAFVSLSADGDRDFLFYRRNAADLLYQPEQLPANLLTAKDILHFCSVNLVDSPMKQAHEAIIEQAHQTGCLVSFDPNVRLPLWQDAELCQQTILNFIPRAHIVKLSDEELSFLTHLDDEQHAVQSLFQGKVQVIFVTHGAQGASLYTRQQHVKAAAEVVQAIDTTGAGDAFIGAILSVLLQKNITAETVENFCETFATPLLTYANHYAGASTTKHGAIASFPTKHDIPLSF; this comes from the coding sequence ATGCGTAAATTGTATACAATCGGTGAGCTGTTAATTGACTTTACCCCTACTGAACAAAGTGACTCGCTTTGTTCAGTAGAACAATTCACAAAAAATGCTGGAGGGGCCCCTGCTAATGTAGCTGCGGTCTGCGCAAAATTGGGGCACCCCGCTGCCCTACTATCACAAGTAGGGAAAGATGCATTTGGTGACTTTTTAATCGATACCGTCAAACAAGCGGGCGTAAACATCCAATATATTGCGCAAACAACTGAAGGTGAAACAAGCCTCGCCTTTGTATCTTTGTCAGCAGATGGTGACCGAGATTTTTTATTTTACCGCAGAAATGCCGCTGATTTACTATATCAACCAGAACAATTACCAGCTAATTTACTTACAGCAAAAGACATCCTCCATTTTTGCTCGGTGAACTTAGTGGACAGTCCGATGAAGCAAGCACATGAGGCTATCATTGAGCAAGCACATCAAACAGGCTGTCTCGTTTCTTTTGATCCGAACGTACGACTCCCTCTTTGGCAAGACGCTGAATTATGTCAACAAACGATTTTAAATTTTATTCCGCGCGCGCATATCGTAAAACTTTCTGACGAGGAACTATCATTTTTAACGCATCTAGACGATGAACAACATGCCGTTCAATCATTATTCCAAGGGAAGGTCCAAGTTATTTTTGTAACCCATGGTGCACAAGGCGCTAGTCTTTATACGAGGCAACAACATGTGAAAGCTGCTGCTGAGGTTGTGCAAGCAATTGATACGACAGGTGCAGGCGATGCCTTTATCGGAGCCATCTTAAGTGTTTTATTGCAGAAAAACATAACAGCAGAGACAGTCGAAAACTTTTGCGAAACGTTTGCTACGCCTCTCCTTACCTATGCGAATCATTATGCAGGTGCATCCACAACAAAACATGGTGCCATCGCATCTTTTCCAACGAAACATGATATTCCATTATCGTTTTAA